A window of the Lactuca sativa cultivar Salinas chromosome 7, Lsat_Salinas_v11, whole genome shotgun sequence genome harbors these coding sequences:
- the LOC128127295 gene encoding zinc finger protein GIS2-like, with protein MFSKSRKSGGKEKWCGKCKKKNSIKSNEEVTCFKCGKHGHYADECTFNKRVCYECNEEGNFKQDCPNREETTKPTVPLKHNERSDEEVTCYKCGMKGRYAKKCTSDKKVCYGCNKEGHFSRDFPKKNEPANPKAFHMILDEAKTTRGFKNENFISRYSLYQEV; from the coding sequence ATGTTCTCGAAGTCTAGAAAAAGTGGAGGTAAAGAAAAATGGTGCGggaaatgcaaaaagaaaaactCTATAAAAAGTAACGAGGAGGTGACATGttttaagtgtggaaagcatgggcattacgcTGATGAATgtacattcaacaaaagggtatgttacgaatgtaatgaagAAGGGAACTTCAAGCAGGACTGCCCGAACAGGGAAGAAACTACAAAGCCAACTGTACCACTGAAGCATAATGAGAGATCCGACGAAGAGgtgacttgttacaaatgtggaatgAAAGGTCGTTACGCCAAGAAGTGCACATCCGacaagaaggtgtgctatggatgtaacaaagaagggcattttTCTAGAGATTTCCCAAAGAAGAATGAACCAGCAAATCCaaaggcattccacatgatcctcgatgaaGCGAAAACAACGCGAGGTTTCAAGAATGAAAACTTCATATCAAGATATAGTCTGTATCAggaagtgtag